Proteins from a genomic interval of Hyalangium ruber:
- a CDS encoding radical SAM protein → MEGRYSLVEAVRTRLADEQGTLRKEAPYRVALCYPSPYHVGMSSLGYQTIYREIHLHPGATAERVFLPDDVEVYRRTRTPLFTYETEAPVSGLPMLAFSVAYELELTGLFSMLELAQVPLLKEERSERHPLIVAGGPLTFSNPDPLEPFVDVLLQGEAEELIHTLLDAAMTMDREALLAHLAGLPGFRVPGRGGKRYFVAKALDERLPARSQIITPHTELRSMFLIEPERGCSRGCHYCVMRRTTNGGMRTVPPERVLSLIPEHARRVGLVGAAVTDHPRIVELLRTLVDAGREVGVSSLRADRLTQELVDTLRRGGATNLTVAADGASQRMRDLVDRKHSEEQIVRAATFARTAGMRQLKVYNVVGLPYEEDADIDELIRFTAELSRIIPVALGVAPFVAKRNTPLDGAPFAGIREVEGKLERLRRGLKGRAEVRPTSARWAWVEYMLAQCGPEAGLAAMDAWKAGAGFAAFKKAFDARGCVPYLARRVEDGRRNPTVWPSVPQAAPAAL, encoded by the coding sequence ATGGAGGGCCGTTACTCACTCGTTGAAGCAGTTCGCACCCGGCTGGCGGACGAGCAGGGCACGCTCCGCAAGGAGGCGCCCTACCGGGTGGCCCTCTGCTATCCGAGCCCCTACCACGTGGGGATGAGCTCGCTCGGCTACCAGACGATCTACCGGGAGATTCACCTTCATCCGGGCGCCACCGCCGAGCGTGTCTTCCTTCCGGATGACGTGGAGGTCTACCGCCGCACTCGGACGCCCCTGTTCACCTATGAGACCGAGGCCCCGGTCTCCGGCCTGCCGATGCTCGCCTTCTCGGTGGCCTATGAGCTGGAGCTGACGGGCCTCTTCTCCATGCTGGAGCTGGCGCAGGTGCCGCTGCTCAAGGAGGAGCGGAGCGAGCGTCACCCCCTCATCGTGGCCGGTGGCCCGCTGACCTTCTCCAATCCGGATCCGCTCGAGCCCTTCGTGGATGTGCTGCTCCAGGGCGAGGCGGAGGAGCTCATCCACACCTTGCTGGACGCGGCCATGACGATGGATCGCGAGGCGCTGCTGGCGCACCTGGCGGGCCTCCCTGGCTTCCGGGTGCCAGGGCGGGGCGGGAAGCGCTACTTCGTCGCCAAGGCGCTGGACGAGCGGCTGCCTGCCCGCTCGCAGATCATCACCCCGCATACCGAGCTGCGCTCGATGTTCCTCATCGAGCCGGAGCGCGGGTGCTCGCGCGGCTGCCACTACTGTGTGATGCGGCGCACCACCAACGGGGGCATGCGGACGGTGCCGCCCGAGCGGGTGCTCTCGCTCATCCCCGAGCACGCCCGGCGCGTGGGCCTGGTGGGCGCGGCGGTGACGGACCACCCACGGATCGTCGAGCTGCTGCGCACCCTCGTGGACGCAGGGCGGGAGGTGGGGGTGTCCTCGCTGCGCGCGGACCGGCTCACCCAGGAGCTGGTGGACACCCTGCGGCGCGGGGGCGCCACCAACCTCACCGTGGCCGCGGATGGGGCCTCCCAGCGCATGCGGGACCTGGTGGACCGCAAGCACTCCGAGGAGCAGATCGTCCGGGCGGCGACCTTCGCCCGGACAGCGGGCATGCGGCAGCTCAAGGTCTACAACGTCGTCGGCCTGCCTTACGAGGAGGACGCCGACATCGACGAGCTCATCCGTTTCACCGCCGAGCTGTCGCGCATCATCCCCGTGGCGCTGGGGGTGGCGCCCTTCGTGGCCAAGCGCAACACGCCGCTGGATGGGGCGCCCTTCGCGGGCATCCGCGAGGTGGAGGGCAAGCTGGAGCGGCTGCGGCGGGGGCTCAAGGGGCGCGCCGAGGTACGGCCGACCTCCGCCCGCTGGGCCTGGGTGGAGTACATGCTCGCCCAATGTGGCCCGGAGGCCGGGCTGGCCGCCATGGATGCCTGGAAGGCCGGGGCGGGCTTCGCCGCCTTCAAGAAGGCCTTCGACGCCCGGGGCTGCGTGCCCTATCTGGCACGCCGCGTCGAGGACGGCCGGCGCAACCCCACCGTCTGGCCCTCCGTGCCCCAGGCGGCGCCCGCCGCGCTCTGA